The following proteins are co-located in the Amyelois transitella isolate CPQ chromosome W, ilAmyTran1.1, whole genome shotgun sequence genome:
- the LOC132904153 gene encoding uncharacterized protein LOC132904153: MSDSDSDNVTVRTNAKKQDKTAASKFEDAASTAAPVFLPSAPGHMKIPSFWPEKPAIWFAQVEGQFAIMRITDDRTKFYHVLATLDRQYAAEVEDILTGPADYARLKSELIKRLSVSRENKVKQLLMHEQLGTRKPSQFLRHLQHLAGPAIPDDFLKTIWTSRLPTGLQPIIASQPSLSLDALAELADRVHDIATPTQQVAATSSSAPSSSVDLLTQQVAQLSKQVSALQMQISRQPRQRERGHRPRSRSGSSSRTQRSKSNYRRFPVCWYHHKHGSNAKYCVKPCDFRFESGNLPGSQ; the protein is encoded by the coding sequence ATGTCGGATTCGGACAGCGACAACGTGACTGTACGTACCAATGCCAAGAAGCAAGATAAGACGGCGGCGTCGAAATTTGAGGACGCAGCAAGCACAGCGGCGCCTGTATTTCTACCCTCAGCGCCTGGCCATATGAAAATTCCTTCGTTTTGGCCCGAGAAACCTGCCATATGGTTCGCTCAAGTGGAAGGACAGTTTGCCATAATGAGGATAACTGACGACCGAACCAAATTCTACCACGTCCTTGCAACGCTGGATAGACAGTATGCAGCCGAAGTAGAGGATATTCTCACCGGTCCAGCTGACTACGCGCGCCTGAAGTCCGAGCTGATTAAGCGTTTGTCTGTGTCGCGCGAAAATAAGGTGAAGCAGCTACTGATGCACGAGCAGCTTGGCACACGCAAGCCGTCGCAGTTTCTCCGGCACCTGCAACATCTCGCTGGACCAGCCATACCTGACGACTTTTTGAAGACGATCTGGACTAGCAGGTTACCCACGGGATTGCAGCCGATCATCGCTTCGCAACCCTCGCTGTCTCTGGACGCTCTCGCGGAACTAGCCGATCGTGTGCACGACATAGCGACTCCGACACAGCAAGTAGCCGCCACGTCGTCGTCAGCACCGTCATCATCGGTCGATCTCCTAACACAGCAGGTGGCGCAGTTGTCAAAGCAGGTCAGCGCGCTCCAGATGCAAATCAGCCGACAGCCGCGTCAACGGGAGCGAGGCCATCGACCCAGGTCACGCAGCGGATCGTCATCGCGTACTCAGAGGTCCAAATCCAACTATCGGCGCTTTCCAGTCTGTTGGTATCATCATAAACACGGATCTAACGCGAAATACTGTGTGAAACCGTGCGACTTCCGTTTCGAATCGGGAAACCTTCCCGGCAGTCAGTGA
- the LOC132904263 gene encoding protein MON2 homolog, with protein MLEDVDSLGDVDNDTDPLAIVALLDRFQEVISKYTTDEDNAEPLPRHQLSEISFVLKALATLTESMKKAPPGKVDPAAWQKLIGVYPSLAALAAGARAAGAGGALRAALLQYAALLAAPPAPPAAPL; from the coding sequence ATGCTGGAAGATGTGGATTCGTTAGGAGACGTCGACAATGACACTGACCCCCTGGCTATAGTGGCCCTGCTGGACAGGTTCCAGGAGGTCATCTCCAAGTACACCACGGACGAGGACAACGCCGAGCCTCTGCCCAGGCACCAGTTATCAGAGATCTCATTCGTGCTCAAGGCACTGGCGACCCTGACAGAGTCTATGAAGAAGGCGCCCCCCGGGAAAGTGGATCCAGCGGCGTGGCAGAAACTTATAGGAGTGTACCCGTCGCTGGCGGCGCTggcggcgggcgcgcgcgcggcgggcgcgggcggcgcgctgCGGGCCGCGCTGCTGCAGTACGCCGCGCTGctcgccgcgccgcccgcgccgcccgccgcgccgctcTAG
- the LOC132904241 gene encoding uncharacterized protein LOC132904241, whose amino-acid sequence MTTDNINMVFSTTKHQSDSPMWFELRYGRITGSTLYEAAHCRTINGSLLNAIMGEHSKFTSIAMSRGKILEKKVLKVVSKKEKIEIEEAGLLLNAEYPIFGATPDGLTENYTIEVKYPSTEAAILSYVKYNKITTKCCVPYDNSIVSVMNIAKKFWIDAVFPKLKDIYNI is encoded by the exons ATGACCactgataatataaatatggtatTTTCCACCACCAAACATCAAAGTGATTCACCAATGTGGTTTGAGTTGAG GTACGGCAGAATTACTGGCTCAACTCTTTATGAAGCCGCTCACTGTAGAACTATAAATGGTTCCCTTCTGAACGCAATTATGGGAGAACATTCAAAATTTACTTCCATTGCGATGAGTAGAGGGAaaatactagaaaaaaaagttctcAAAGTAGTAAGCAAGAAAGAAAAG ATTGAAATTGAAGAAGCTGGATTACTTCTTAATGCCGAGTATCCTATTTTTGGAGCAACACCTGACGGGCttactgaaaattatacaatagaaGTCAAATATCCTTCAACCGAAGCTGCCATACTTTCCTATgtgaaatacaataaaataacaacaaaatgtTGTGTGCCATATGATAACAGCATTGTATCTGTAATGAATATTGCAAAGAAATTCTGGATAGATGCTGTATTTCcgaaattaaaagatatatataatatataa